The following proteins come from a genomic window of Bradyrhizobium paxllaeri:
- a CDS encoding citrate synthase/methylcitrate synthase: MNMQISKTPIGLDGIPAAETVLSHVDGERGELIIAGERVGDLARKTGFEGVTARLWSGGTGQPIGEAAVRAALGAGRERAFARLPDLLGITRGLSIIDGFRAAIAGLRAEAGLAHEATIVGAFPVIAGALVQRVKGNDPVAPDPTASHAADTLSMMLGRKPDAREAAALDAYFVTVCDHGMNASTFATRVVASTQADLFAAVTAGYCALTGPLHGGAPEPVLEMLDAIGSTERIKPWVDSALARGERLMGFGHRVYRVRDPRADVLKGAIERLAGEGTDLPFAGEVEAYIRSALRIKNPDRPLDTNVEFFTAILLDALKIPRQAFTPIFAVARAAGWTAHAREQQRGGRLIRPSSAYIGPMPG, from the coding sequence ATGAACATGCAGATTTCGAAGACCCCGATCGGCCTCGACGGCATTCCGGCCGCCGAAACCGTGCTCAGCCATGTCGATGGCGAGCGCGGGGAACTGATCATCGCCGGCGAGCGGGTCGGCGACCTCGCCCGCAAGACCGGTTTTGAGGGCGTGACCGCCCGGTTATGGAGCGGCGGCACCGGCCAGCCGATCGGCGAAGCCGCGGTTCGTGCAGCGCTCGGCGCGGGGCGTGAACGCGCCTTCGCCCGGTTGCCGGATCTTCTCGGCATTACGCGCGGCCTGTCGATCATCGACGGTTTTCGGGCGGCGATCGCCGGGCTGCGCGCGGAAGCAGGCCTCGCGCATGAGGCCACGATCGTCGGCGCCTTTCCGGTGATTGCCGGCGCACTGGTGCAGCGGGTGAAGGGCAATGATCCCGTCGCACCCGATCCGACGGCAAGCCATGCCGCCGACACGCTGTCGATGATGCTCGGCCGCAAGCCTGACGCGCGGGAAGCCGCCGCGCTCGACGCCTATTTCGTCACGGTCTGCGACCACGGCATGAACGCGTCGACGTTTGCGACGCGCGTGGTCGCCTCGACGCAGGCGGATTTGTTCGCGGCTGTCACCGCCGGCTATTGCGCGCTGACGGGTCCGCTGCATGGCGGCGCACCCGAGCCGGTGCTGGAAATGCTGGATGCGATCGGCTCGACCGAGCGCATCAAGCCGTGGGTCGATAGTGCGCTCGCCCGCGGCGAGCGGCTGATGGGATTCGGCCACCGCGTCTACCGCGTCCGCGACCCGCGCGCCGATGTTCTCAAGGGCGCGATCGAGCGGCTCGCCGGTGAAGGCACCGACCTGCCGTTTGCGGGCGAGGTCGAGGCCTATATCCGCAGCGCGTTGCGGATCAAGAATCCGGACCGGCCGCTCGACACCAATGTGGAGTTCTTCACCGCGATCCTGCTCGACGCGCTCAAAATCCCGCGGCAGGCGTTTACGCCGATCTTCGCGGTAGCCCGTGCGGCGGGCTGGACGGCGCATGCCCGCGAGCAGCAGCGCGGCGGACGGCTGATCCGGCCGAGTTCGGCGTATATCGGGCCCATGCCGGGGTAA
- a CDS encoding citrate synthase family protein produces MKKSAGLYLSAREASAELAISQATLYAYVSRGLIRSEPSEDSRSHRYRAEDVRTLKERRTPSPEPRGLRSFDADLPVMDSTVGTITEEGAIYRGVNCIDLAERDTLEHAATLLWDVTGVDPFDQDNCPIISDEMRAVAEATRKANAIDRAIAVLALAAAADPRAFTRAPDGRAMVGGRIVRLVVATMLNAKSSAKPLHSQIARAWAPDNKHAPDLIRRALVLLADHELNASTFTVRCAASTGLNLYDAVIAGLVALKGPKHGGAGVLAAQLLKTLANGEVAPVIRERVALGERFAGFGHGVYKHGDPRARALLEALARSGADRKLTHEIPERIAEATGEFVNIDYALAVLVHTLGLPPGHELVLFSMARTVGWIAHACEQLQHGRLIRPRARYVGPAPGRSPGRA; encoded by the coding sequence ATGAAAAAATCTGCCGGCCTTTACCTCTCGGCCCGCGAGGCCTCCGCCGAACTCGCGATCTCGCAGGCCACCCTTTATGCCTATGTCAGCCGTGGCCTGATCCGCTCGGAGCCGTCGGAGGATTCCCGCAGCCATCGCTACCGGGCCGAAGACGTCCGCACGCTGAAGGAGCGGCGTACGCCGTCGCCGGAGCCGCGTGGCCTGCGCAGCTTCGACGCCGATCTGCCGGTGATGGATTCGACCGTCGGGACCATTACCGAGGAGGGTGCGATCTATCGTGGCGTCAACTGCATCGATCTCGCAGAGCGCGACACGCTCGAACATGCCGCGACGCTGCTGTGGGACGTGACCGGCGTCGACCCGTTCGATCAGGACAATTGCCCGATCATTTCAGACGAAATGCGCGCCGTCGCCGAGGCCACGCGCAAAGCCAATGCGATCGATCGCGCCATCGCCGTACTGGCGCTGGCGGCCGCCGCGGACCCGCGCGCCTTCACCCGGGCGCCCGACGGGCGCGCGATGGTCGGCGGCCGCATCGTGCGGCTGGTGGTTGCGACCATGCTGAATGCAAAATCATCGGCAAAACCGCTGCATTCCCAGATTGCCCGCGCCTGGGCGCCGGACAACAAGCACGCGCCCGATCTGATCCGCCGTGCGCTGGTGCTGCTGGCCGACCATGAACTGAACGCGTCGACCTTCACCGTGCGCTGCGCGGCGTCAACCGGCTTGAACCTCTATGATGCGGTTATCGCCGGCCTCGTCGCGCTGAAGGGGCCGAAGCATGGCGGCGCCGGCGTGCTGGCGGCGCAGCTTCTGAAGACGCTTGCCAATGGCGAGGTTGCCCCCGTCATCCGCGAGCGCGTCGCGCTCGGCGAACGTTTCGCAGGCTTTGGCCATGGGGTCTACAAGCACGGCGATCCCCGCGCACGGGCGCTGCTGGAAGCGCTGGCGCGCTCGGGCGCCGACCGCAAGCTCACCCACGAAATTCCTGAACGGATTGCCGAAGCAACCGGTGAGTTCGTCAATATCGACTATGCGCTTGCGGTGCTCGTGCACACGCTCGGCCTGCCGCCGGGTCATGAACTGGTGCTGTTTTCGATGGCGCGCACGGTCGGATGGATCGCGCATGCCTGCGAGCAATTGCAGCACGGCCGCCTGATCCGGCCCCGCGCGCGCTATGTCGGTCCGGCGCCGGGACGAAGCCCCGGCCGCGCCTGA
- a CDS encoding DedA family protein, with translation MTSFLDPVIAFVSAHPWLAYLTLFLAALLEAIPVAGALVPGSTIILALSALVPGGELNLWGVLAAAIAGALLGDGSAFWAGHRSQREILGAWPMSKYPAVMAQSETFFQRWGALAVLFARFVPPIRAFVPITAGALGMSPARFYSVNIAAVLAWASAHVLPGVFAVSALHHYAGLPHHQHIGKHLWILGVFATAIIALGVWTLRRRQARPGLRPGAGPT, from the coding sequence GTGACTTCATTCCTCGATCCCGTGATCGCATTCGTTTCGGCCCACCCGTGGCTGGCTTATCTGACGCTATTTCTCGCAGCCCTCCTGGAGGCGATCCCGGTCGCAGGCGCGCTGGTGCCGGGATCGACCATCATCCTGGCCCTGAGCGCGCTGGTGCCCGGCGGCGAACTGAATCTGTGGGGCGTGCTGGCGGCCGCGATCGCGGGCGCCCTGCTCGGCGACGGTTCGGCCTTCTGGGCCGGCCATCGCTCGCAACGCGAGATTCTCGGCGCCTGGCCGATGTCGAAATATCCCGCCGTGATGGCCCAGAGCGAGACGTTCTTCCAGCGTTGGGGAGCGCTCGCCGTGCTGTTCGCGCGCTTTGTGCCGCCGATTCGCGCCTTCGTACCGATCACTGCGGGCGCGCTCGGGATGTCGCCGGCGAGGTTCTACAGCGTCAATATTGCTGCCGTCCTTGCATGGGCTTCGGCGCATGTGCTGCCGGGCGTATTCGCGGTCTCGGCGCTGCACCACTATGCTGGCCTGCCGCATCACCAACACATCGGCAAACATCTCTGGATTTTGGGCGTGTTCGCAACGGCGATCATCGCGCTCGGCGTCTGGACGCTGCGCCGCCGTCAGGCGCGGCCGGGGCTTCGTCCCGGCGCCGGACCGACATAG
- the cobS gene encoding cobaltochelatase subunit CobS has translation MTTAAMSKVSEPAGMPDMKVSVRQVFGIDSDLEVPAYSEVDPHVPEVDSDYRFDRATTLAILAGFAKNRRVMVTGYHGTGKSTHIEQVAARLNWPCVRVNLDSHISRIDLVGKDSIVIKDGKQVTEFRDGILPWALQHNIALVFDEYDAGRPDVMFVIQRVLEVSGRLTLLDQNKVIKPHPAFRLFSTANTVGLGDTSGLYHGTQQINQGQMDRWSIVTTLNYLAHDEEVEIVLSKAHHYRTQEGRDIVNKMVRLADLTRNAFANGDLSTVMSPRTVITWAENSEIFGDIGFAFRVTFLNKCDELERPLVAEFYQRCFNAELPESAVNVALS, from the coding sequence ATGACGACCGCCGCCATGAGCAAAGTTTCGGAGCCCGCCGGTATGCCCGACATGAAGGTGTCGGTCCGGCAGGTCTTCGGTATCGATAGCGACCTCGAAGTGCCGGCCTATTCCGAAGTCGACCCGCACGTGCCGGAGGTCGATTCGGATTACCGCTTCGACCGCGCCACCACGCTCGCGATTCTCGCCGGTTTCGCCAAGAACCGCCGCGTCATGGTCACCGGCTATCACGGCACCGGCAAATCGACCCACATCGAGCAGGTTGCGGCGCGCCTGAACTGGCCGTGCGTGCGCGTCAACCTCGACAGCCACATCAGCCGTATCGACCTGGTCGGCAAGGACTCGATCGTCATCAAGGACGGCAAGCAGGTCACCGAATTCCGCGACGGCATCCTGCCTTGGGCGCTGCAGCACAACATCGCGCTGGTGTTCGACGAATATGACGCCGGCCGCCCCGACGTAATGTTCGTGATCCAGCGCGTGCTGGAAGTCTCCGGCCGCCTGACGCTCTTGGACCAGAACAAGGTGATCAAGCCGCACCCGGCGTTCCGCCTGTTCTCGACCGCCAACACGGTCGGCCTCGGCGATACCTCGGGTCTTTATCACGGCACCCAGCAGATCAACCAGGGCCAGATGGACCGCTGGTCAATCGTCACCACGCTGAATTATCTGGCGCATGACGAGGAAGTCGAGATCGTGCTTTCCAAGGCGCATCACTATCGCACGCAGGAAGGCCGCGACATCGTCAACAAGATGGTGCGGCTCGCCGACCTCACCCGCAACGCCTTCGCCAATGGCGACCTGTCGACGGTGATGAGCCCGCGTACCGTGATCACCTGGGCCGAGAACTCCGAAATCTTCGGCGACATCGGCTTTGCGTTCCGCGTCACCTTCCTCAACAAGTGCGACGAGCTGGAACGGCCGCTGGTGGCCGAGTTCTATCAGCGCTGCTTCAACGCGGAGCTGCCGGAATCGGCGGTCAACGTGGCGCTCAGCTAG
- a CDS encoding GNAT family N-acetyltransferase: MAKISVERTIGKTKKAVLGGLLGFNAEKMGKQKYKRLAIALREEDKIVGGIVGEVWTTVLFIQLFWMEQKLRGKDYGTRLIKAIEDEARRFGATRSYLDTMSFQAPGFYRACGYEEFGSIEGYPGGVTRHWFTKAL; this comes from the coding sequence ATGGCGAAAATTTCCGTCGAGCGCACCATTGGAAAGACCAAGAAGGCGGTGCTCGGCGGACTTCTCGGCTTCAACGCCGAGAAGATGGGGAAGCAGAAATACAAGCGCCTCGCCATCGCGCTGCGTGAAGAGGACAAGATCGTCGGCGGGATCGTCGGCGAAGTCTGGACCACGGTGCTGTTCATTCAGCTGTTCTGGATGGAGCAGAAGCTTCGCGGCAAGGACTATGGAACGAGGCTGATAAAGGCGATTGAGGACGAAGCGAGAAGGTTTGGGGCCACGCGGTCCTATCTGGACACGATGAGTTTTCAGGCGCCGGGTTTCTACCGCGCTTGCGGTTACGAGGAATTCGGTTCGATCGAAGGCTATCCCGGCGGCGTCACGCGGCACTGGTTTACGAAAGCGCTATGA